The stretch of DNA ATTCCTCCGATGGAAAGGTATAAAAACAAACACATTCCCCGTTTTATACATGAAGGAGAACCAGATATAAAAGCAAAAAATGTTCACGAAATTACGTATTCAAAAGTACCAGTACGGTCCATTCATCAGTTATTTGCTTTAATGGCAGAAACGAGGGATAGGCTTTCCTTAGTTGCTTGCCCCGTCCTTGCATTTCGTTCAGAAGAAGACCACGTCGTTCCGCCTGAAAACACTAATTTTATTTTGGCATCCATTCAATCAGAAATAAAAGAAGTGGTTCCGTTGTATAATTCTTATCATGTTGCTAGTATGGACAATGAAAAAGAGTTCATAGCAGAACAATGCAGTGTATTTATTAATAAACTTGTGAGGAATGTTTATAAAACCACAAGAATAACACAACCTCGCCATCACTAGTTGGCGAGGTTTACTTTTTATTTTTTTATTAAGTTTGGCGGTATTTCCCCTTGTAATCCTGTTACTAGATTTGTTACTGCTGTCATGGCCATTTTGAATCGAGTTTCATAGGTGGCCGAGCCAATATGGGGCAGCGTAACCACATTATTCATGGAAAGCAACGGGTTATCCTTTTCCACTGGCTCTTGAACAAAAACATCTAGTCCTGCACCATATATTTGGCCTTTTTGAAGCGCTTGAATCAAAGCATCTTCATCCACAGTTTTCCCTCTTGAAGCATTAATAAAAATCGCTGACTCTTTCATAAGCTCGAATTCTCTTCTCCCAATTAAATTTACGGTTTCTGGAGTCAACGGTGTCATTAAACATATAAAATCAGACTTCTGTAACAATTCCTCCATTGAACAATATGTAGCCCCATATTTTTCTTCCACACCTTCGTTCCGGGAACGGTTATGATATAAAATCTCCATATCAAATCCAAAATGTGCCCTTTTAGCCACAGCGGTTCCAATGCCACCCATTCCAATAATCCCCAACACTTTATGATGGACATCGACCCCAAACCACTTTTCTTCAAGACCTGATTCCCACTGACCCTTTTTAACCCATTGGTCTAATACTGGGATTCTTCTAGCAGTAGAAAGAATTAATCCCAGAATGGTATCCGCTACCGTATCATTTAGAACATCTGGGGTATTAGTGGCCATAATCCCCCTCTCTGTTAAAGCGTTCAAATCAAGATTGTCATAACCGACAGCTATATTGCAGACTATTTTCAAATTTGGTGCTTGTTCCAATATCTCTTTATCTATTTTTAGTCCCGAACCTAATAGACCTTTGGCATCCTTCAATTCTTTAAGAAATACAGGGAAGCTTTCTGAATCAAGTTTCTCAAAATAAATAACCTCACAGATGTCTGCTATAAAATCCAATACTTTCTTATCTACCTTTTTATAAACAATTATTTTTGGCTTCATTGTAAAACCCCCTATTCGCTAAACTATCAACACTCATTATATAGTAATAAAACCTTCGGATAAACAAATACTGAAATATATTCACCCTTTTAACACTGATTTTAAGCGAGTACTTGTATAGTTATGCAGAAAATTTGTATGTTACATAATACCGTGTTATAATAATATTATGTAACATGGATTAAGGAGAATTTATATGGAGTATGTTGAAGCTCTAAGGGATATCAAGCAGATAAATTCAATGAAAAAATATTTAAAAAAGCATTCCGAGCGTGATTATCTTCTTTTTGTTTTTGGAATTAACACGGGATTGAAAATTACAGAAATGCTGGATATCAAGGTTGGCGATGTATTAGAAAAAGAAGACTGTGTAAAGAATTTTTATTCCTTTTCACATCATGAAACAATGAAGGAAATATATCTGAATTCTAAAGTAAAGCAGTCTATTCTCCACTATGTCCAAAAGGAACAATTAAACGTTGAAAATTATTTGTTCAAGTCTGCCAAAACCGGCAAACCTATTACTCGCCAGCAAGCCTATCGAATTATACACCAGGCAGCAGAAGCCATAGGAATCGAAGGTAAAATTGGGACGAATTCCCTTCGCAAGACCTTTGGATTTCATGCTTATAAACGTGGAATCGCCATATCCATTCTGCAAAAGCATTTCAACCATTCAACCCCTTCAGAGACGCTAAAATACCTTGGAATTTCCAAAGAAGAAAAAATCAAAACTGAAATTGATGTCAACTTATAGGAAGATACACCCTTATCCATGTACAAATTAATTGAGGAGGATGTAAACATGAATATTCGCGAAATTGAGCTCCCAGGCATTGGGAAGAAATTTGAGACCATCACAAATAACAAGGATAAGCTAGTTATTATCATTCACGATGATGGAAGAAGAGACATTTATCATTTTGATCCGGAGGATTACGAGGAAGCAATCGCTAGCACTACCTTCAATGATCAGGAAGCAAGACAGATTGCAGCTATTATTGGCGGAATGACATACTCTCCTAAGGCGTTAGAAACGATTGAAATGGCATTTGATGATTTAGTGATTGAATGGTTTAATGTCGAAACTAATGCAGCAGCTGTAAATCAAACCATCGGTCAACTTAATATCCGTCAATCCTATGAAGTAAATATTATAGCGATTATTAAACGACAGAATCATAAAAAGATTCATACTCCTGGTCCTGAAACTCTTTTAGAAGAAGGAGATACAGTGATCGTGTCTGGGGAGCGTAATCAAGTAAAAAGGATCGTTAAAGAAGTACTCTCAAGAAGGGACGGGTGATACTTGTGACAAATCATTTAGTTTTTGAAGTCGGTACAGCATTAGTATTAGTTGCTCTTACAGCCGTATTAGCAGGAAAGTTGAAATTCTCCATCATCCCGTTTCTTATCCTCTTAGGGATGGCTGTTGGTCCGCATGCTCCTCAAATCGGTATTATTGATCTTACCTTCATTGAAAGCTCAGAGATTATTGAGTTTTTCGGTCGAATTGGCGTTCTGTTTTTACTTTTTTATTTAGGTCTTGAATTCTCAGTGGGAAAATTAGTTCGGTCGGGACGTTCCATTGTGGTAGGCGGTTCCATTTATGTTGCACTCAATTTTGCTTTAGGTATTGCTTACGGCTTCGCTACTGGCTTTCCTATTATGGAAACCTTAATTATTGCAGGTCTCCTAAGTGTTTCCTCCAGTGCCATTGTCGCAAAAGTTCTCGTCGATTTAAAAAGAACGGCCAATTCTGAAACAGAATTAATCTTAGGGATTATTTTATTCGACGATATATTCCTTGCTTTATTCCTATCGGTTATGTCCGGTCTATTATTAGGCGGTTCGACCACTGTTGGAGGAACAATCATATCCGTCCTAATTTCACTTGGATATATGATTCTCTTTTTTGTTATTGCCCGAAAAGGAGCACCTATTCTTAATAAACTATTAAACATTAAATCTAATGAAATATTTATCCTCGTTATCTTCGCATCACTCTTTTTTATCGCGGGGTTTTCAGAAAAACTACACGTTGCCGAAGCTATTGGTGCCTTACTTCTAGGTTTGGTTTTCTCGGAAACGGAACATCGCGAGCGAATTGAACATTTGGTCATCCCATTTAGAGATTTCTTTGGAGCAATCTTTTTCTTTAGCTTCGGATTAAGCATTGATCCCTTCAGCTTAGGTGGAGCCGTTTGGCTTGCTATTGGTGCCGTTATTCTTACAATTATTAGTAACTTTGTAGCTGGAATGATTTCCGGGAGAAAAGCTGGTTTATCCTATAAAGCTTCCTCAAATATCGGATTGACAATCGTTTCTAGAGGTGAATTTTCGATCATTGTTGCTAACTTAGGTCTTGCCGGAGGCTTATTACCTATCCTAAAGCCATTTACTGCTGTCTATGTTTTAATATTGGCTATTATTGGGCCACTATTAACCAAAGAATCAAAAAATATATATAAATTTTTAAACAGTATTTTCAAATGGGAACAAAGCAAAACACCTAAAAAGAAAATTAGAATTCCAAAACAAGAAAATGAAAATACCCCTGGTCTTTAGTAACGTAAGATGAGCAAGGGAGGCTCTTAAAATGAGCATTGGGTTAACAATCATTTTGTTAACATATATTTTATTATTGGTTATGTCCTATCAAATGATCATCTTTGTCAATGAAAAAGATGAAAAGCGGAGTTGTATAATTATTAACAAATCCTATCAATATGCGTATTCCATCCTCCTTTTTGGATTTCTTGTGGTATATGCATTAGTTGTACTTCCCCATATTCATTTGGATTCTCAAACCATTGGTTATCTGGTTCTTCTTAGTAAGTTTCTTTCGGTCGTTACACTCGCTGGGAGCATTTTTCTCCTAAGCAAAAAGTTCAAATAACTCAATTCTTATCCTGAATTAGTATAAAAAATCCACCATTCACAAATGAAATGGTGGATTTTATTCTATAGCTTTGTTCTTAAGCTCCAAAGTTCGGGAAAGAATTGCTGGTCCAGAACTCTTTTTAAATAGGTTACACCAGAAGATCCCCCTGTTCCTCGCTTATGGCCAATGATTCTTTCTACCGTACTCATATGATTGAACCGCCATAATTGCTGTTGATTGCCAATATCGACTAACTTCTCTGCAAGCTCATATAAATCCCAATATTGGTCAACGTTACGGTAGACTTTCAGCCATGCTTCTTCAACACTATCATTCGGTTCATAGTTTTTAGATAAATCCCGATTTAAGACCTCATCATCAACAGGAATTCCTCGAGCAACAAGTGCTTGGATGGCTGCATCATAAATACTTGGTTTATGTAAAGCTTCCTGCATTTTTTCGTATAATTCTTTTTGATGCTGATAAACTGCAAGAGTATGAGCATTTTTGTTTCCTAACGCAAATTCAATCATTCGGTTTTGATAGGACTGGAAACCGGAAGATTGACCGAGCTTATTCCTGAATTCCAGATACTCGGAAGGTGTCAAGGTAGAAAGAACACTCCAGGATTGAATTAACTGCTGCTGAATTCTCGAAACACGCGATAAAATTTTAAAGGATGGCTCCAGATTATTCTTACGAATATACTGGATAGCCTCAGTTAATTCATGAATAATTAATTTCATCCATAGTTCGCTCGCTTGATGGATAATAATGAATAACATTTCATCGTGGTGACCAGATAAGCGGTGCTGACTATCTAAAACTTTATCAAGATGAAGGTAATCTCC from Neobacillus sp. CF12 encodes:
- a CDS encoding alpha/beta fold hydrolase, encoding MIEQHNVLPGAGSFFLKGNEIGILISHGFVGTPQSVSFLGEYLASEGFTVYGVRLSGHGTHYEDMEKCNYQDWIKSIEDGFNFLQQHCRDIFVIGQSMGGTLTLNISQKYKNIKGIMLINAAINSIPPMERYKNKHIPRFIHEGEPDIKAKNVHEITYSKVPVRSIHQLFALMAETRDRLSLVACPVLAFRSEEDHVVPPENTNFILASIQSEIKEVVPLYNSYHVASMDNEKEFIAEQCSVFINKLVRNVYKTTRITQPRHH
- a CDS encoding D-glycerate dehydrogenase, with translation MKPKIIVYKKVDKKVLDFIADICEVIYFEKLDSESFPVFLKELKDAKGLLGSGLKIDKEILEQAPNLKIVCNIAVGYDNLDLNALTERGIMATNTPDVLNDTVADTILGLILSTARRIPVLDQWVKKGQWESGLEEKWFGVDVHHKVLGIIGMGGIGTAVAKRAHFGFDMEILYHNRSRNEGVEEKYGATYCSMEELLQKSDFICLMTPLTPETVNLIGRREFELMKESAIFINASRGKTVDEDALIQALQKGQIYGAGLDVFVQEPVEKDNPLLSMNNVVTLPHIGSATYETRFKMAMTAVTNLVTGLQGEIPPNLIKK
- a CDS encoding tyrosine-type recombinase/integrase — encoded protein: MEYVEALRDIKQINSMKKYLKKHSERDYLLFVFGINTGLKITEMLDIKVGDVLEKEDCVKNFYSFSHHETMKEIYLNSKVKQSILHYVQKEQLNVENYLFKSAKTGKPITRQQAYRIIHQAAEAIGIEGKIGTNSLRKTFGFHAYKRGIAISILQKHFNHSTPSETLKYLGISKEEKIKTEIDVNL
- a CDS encoding cation:proton antiporter regulatory subunit, with the translated sequence MNIREIELPGIGKKFETITNNKDKLVIIIHDDGRRDIYHFDPEDYEEAIASTTFNDQEARQIAAIIGGMTYSPKALETIEMAFDDLVIEWFNVETNAAAVNQTIGQLNIRQSYEVNIIAIIKRQNHKKIHTPGPETLLEEGDTVIVSGERNQVKRIVKEVLSRRDG
- a CDS encoding cation:proton antiporter produces the protein MTNHLVFEVGTALVLVALTAVLAGKLKFSIIPFLILLGMAVGPHAPQIGIIDLTFIESSEIIEFFGRIGVLFLLFYLGLEFSVGKLVRSGRSIVVGGSIYVALNFALGIAYGFATGFPIMETLIIAGLLSVSSSAIVAKVLVDLKRTANSETELILGIILFDDIFLALFLSVMSGLLLGGSTTVGGTIISVLISLGYMILFFVIARKGAPILNKLLNIKSNEIFILVIFASLFFIAGFSEKLHVAEAIGALLLGLVFSETEHRERIEHLVIPFRDFFGAIFFFSFGLSIDPFSLGGAVWLAIGAVILTIISNFVAGMISGRKAGLSYKASSNIGLTIVSRGEFSIIVANLGLAGGLLPILKPFTAVYVLILAIIGPLLTKESKNIYKFLNSIFKWEQSKTPKKKIRIPKQENENTPGL
- the kynA gene encoding tryptophan 2,3-dioxygenase translates to MNSKENNSKLELEKNIQTDFQKAMSYGDYLHLDKVLDSQHRLSGHHDEMLFIIIHQASELWMKLIIHELTEAIQYIRKNNLEPSFKILSRVSRIQQQLIQSWSVLSTLTPSEYLEFRNKLGQSSGFQSYQNRMIEFALGNKNAHTLAVYQHQKELYEKMQEALHKPSIYDAAIQALVARGIPVDDEVLNRDLSKNYEPNDSVEEAWLKVYRNVDQYWDLYELAEKLVDIGNQQQLWRFNHMSTVERIIGHKRGTGGSSGVTYLKRVLDQQFFPELWSLRTKL